CGCGGCACGATGCGGTTGACCTCGTCGATGGGAATCGCGAAGCCGATGCCCGCGCTGGCGCCCGACGGGCTGTAGATGGCGGTGTTGACGCCGATCACGCGCCCGGCCGAATCGAGCAGCGGGCCGCCGGAGTTGCCCGGGTTGATCGCCGCGTCGGTCTGGATCGCGCCGCGAATCGTGCGGCGCGTCACGGATTCGATCTCCCGGTTCAGCGCGCTGACGATGCCGGTGGTCAGCGTCTGGTCCAGCCCGAAGGGGTTGCCGATCGCGTAGACCTTCTGGCCCACCTGCAGGTCACGGCTCGCGCCGAGCGACATGGCCGGCAGCTTGGCCTTGGGCGCCTCGATGCGCAGCACGGCGATGTCGCGGTCGGGGAACACGCCGACGAGCTGCGCCCGGTGGCTGGTCTGGTCCGAGAGCGTGACGCGCGCCGCATCGGCGCCCTGGATGACGTGGAAGTTGGTGACGATGTGACCGCGATCGTCCCAGACGAAGCCGGTGCCCGTGCCGCGCGGCACCTGCTGCACGTTCATCGAGAAGAAGTCGCGTCCGACCGACAGCGCCGTGATGTTGACCACCGACGGCGAGGCGGCCTTGAAGACCGCGATGTTGTTCAGCTCCTCCGCGCTGAGCGGACCCCGGGGGGCGACAGGACGCGGCGGCGCGGGAGCGCGCGTGCCGGTGGCGGCGGCCCCCAGCGAGACGACGAGAAGCAACAGGGCGAACGAGCGGGAAAGCGTCTTCATGGCAAGCGATGCAGGTTGGTGGTGAATGCAATCGAACCCGGACAGGCACCGTCACCAATACCCGCCATTCGCCATGGTCACCGATTGACCGCCTCCAGCGGCCGCCCGAGGATGCCACACACCCTGCACCGAGGAGAGTTCCATGCAGTCACCGGCCCTCCTGGCGTTGCTGTGTCCCGCGCTCCTGGTGGCGATCGCCGCCTGCGCGCAGACCACGACGCCGCGGACCTCCACGACCGGCGCCTCCTCCTCGGCCACGACGGCGGCCACCAGCGGCCCGGCGTCGAATCGAACGATGAGCTTTTTCGTCAGCAGCACCGGCAAGGGCAACGGCGCCGACCTCGGCGGGCTCGCCGGCGCCGATCGCCATTGCCAGACGCTCGCGACGGCCGCCGGCGCGGGCCAGCGCACGTGGCGTGCCTACCTCAGCACCACGGCCACCGCGGGTGCAGCGGCGGTGAATGCGCGCG
The Piscinibacter sp. XHJ-5 DNA segment above includes these coding regions:
- a CDS encoding trypsin-like peptidase domain-containing protein, with amino-acid sequence MKTLSRSFALLLLVVSLGAAATGTRAPAPPRPVAPRGPLSAEELNNIAVFKAASPSVVNITALSVGRDFFSMNVQQVPRGTGTGFVWDDRGHIVTNFHVIQGADAARVTLSDQTSHRAQLVGVFPDRDIAVLRIEAPKAKLPAMSLGASRDLQVGQKVYAIGNPFGLDQTLTTGIVSALNREIESVTRRTIRGAIQTDAAINPGNSGGPLLDSAGRVIGVNTAIYSPSGASAGIGFAIPIDEVNRIVPRLIRDGRMVRPALGVTAGPEGMSRALNLPKGVPVVRVAPNGPAQAAGVQPFARGTEGGIVAGDVITAVNDDAVTDFDDMLTALERYNPGDKVTVTLWRAGKTRKQTATLAESDE